One Caldisericum sp. genomic region harbors:
- a CDS encoding metalloregulator ArsR/SmtB family transcription factor, with the protein MSKYTNVMKALSEEKRFKLFAVLLKAMGEFYVCEITDALSESQYNISKYLKELKNAGLVKDKRFGKGILYSVVEPDSQFIRSLYDAISSIEDDEINRTVELLKMRASVRDENKCISIVQKVINKNKIENGR; encoded by the coding sequence ATGAGCAAATATACTAATGTAATGAAAGCGCTTTCAGAAGAGAAAAGGTTTAAACTGTTTGCCGTTTTGCTTAAGGCAATGGGTGAATTTTATGTTTGTGAGATTACAGACGCACTTTCAGAATCGCAGTACAACATTTCAAAGTACTTAAAAGAGTTAAAGAATGCAGGGCTCGTTAAGGATAAGCGCTTTGGAAAGGGTATCCTTTACTCGGTTGTTGAACCAGATTCTCAATTTATTAGAAGTTTGTATGATGCCATTAGTTCAATTGAAGATGATGAAATTAATCGGACTGTTGAACTTCTAAAGATGCGTGCTTCTGTGAGAGACGAAAATAAATGTATTTCAATCGTTCAAAAAGTCATAAACAAAAACAAAATAGAAAATGGGAGGTAA